Within the Pseudorasbora parva isolate DD20220531a chromosome 20, ASM2467924v1, whole genome shotgun sequence genome, the region aaaacagaggttactttaactgtaatgaagaaacaaaaaaagctaatcgcggactgaaagcaagatggccagagctgaaggaacgagtccacagatgcttgatctCTGCCGAGAGAGtgtcaaacgctgtgtgaatcattctcggctgcatattttactacatgccctaatcatgcaggcgccctcgcggccacttgcattgctcgtgaactggagcgcatctcatcctaatttaaggAAACTCCGCGTAGGCCTCACAGACATTAAATATttcttaagaaagcttgaaatgtcttttaacaatttaaaacgaaaagaaataggctactctctgattatgtaatccatgaagtgcatttctctctataggcgcgttcactttACGGAAATGGctgtcgtcaaattaataaactaaaaataataaccctgacgcacactatggttaatcgagtattaaccgctaaggggttaataaaaaacttgaaaacgtgcagccctaatggCAAGTAGATGAGGTACTTGCTTAGGTATTAAATGTTATATGTACCTGGAAATGGTATAGCCGAAAAAGGGGCAGAGTTTGGCCTATATAAACCCAGGCCAAACCTAAAGACAGGACTTGTTTTACCAAGTCGATGAGTGCTACTGTGATGCCTCAGCAAAACCAAGTAGTTTGTATACTGTGGATACCTGATTGGCTTGTATATAGACCTATATTCTTTTgagtatttttcttattttatttatttatttatttattttggattGACAATTTTTTTGGACACTTGTTCATATTCTGCACTGTGGACAAACCTCTCTGACACTGTAAATAAATAGCACCTTATACACAAAAGTGCTTTTGCGAGTGCGCCATCATCTTTACATTCCTTTGTGGACCATATCATTAATATCCAAACCACTTCAATAACGACTGTGGCAGTGTCCTAACCACATAGAATCCAAACATGATGAGTTTGGAAATTATCCTAAAGAACGGAAATGGTTATATTGAGAAAAGATGCTGTGATTAAATATAACCCCTCTTTCTGTAGATTAGTTGGTATAGGATCTAGCAAACATGTTTTTGGTTTTGatgctttaaaggggtggtaaaacacattcttttgaAGGCCCGATTGTGTTTGTGGGCTGCACAGTAATGTGTTCatgtttatgtatatattgGAGCTGCTGATGTCAGCAAATTTGGAGGAAAGGCTGTAGTTCCCTACCGGACGTTTGCTGTAGTCcattaaatgtatttctttaaaagtaaatatcaccctttgttttaaattttgAACGTTGTAATTTTGCAGatgctgtttatgctcaaacagcaacattacacactagctaaagttagaaaagtgaaattgtgttttaccacccctttaaatgttttaatatctTGATGTCTGTTGTTTTGTGCCATTAAACTGGGCTTTTTGTCTCTTTTAGATCTGATGGCTCTGAAAGTGGAGAGTCAAGAACTAAATGAAATGGAAGAGAAAGATATGAATGGGCAACATCATGATTTCATAACTGGAGAAAAATCTTTTAGGTGCTCACAGACTGAAAAGATTTCCTCACAAAAAATCACCCAAACGGCAGGAAAGAGTTTAATTAAAAATCGACACCCtaaagtccacatgagagttcacactggagagaagccgttcaccCGCCAAGAGTGTGGAAAGagctttattaaaaaagaaaaccatAAAAAACACTCAAGTATTCCCGCTGGAGGGAAGCCTTACACCTGTcagcagtgtggaaagagtttcactgaaACAAGGAATCTTAAAgcccacatgagagttcacactggagagaagcctttcacctgcCTGCAGTGTGGGAAGGGTTTCACTCGAAAAGGAAACCTTGAGGGACACATGcaaattcacactggagagaagcctttcacctgccaacagtgtggaaagagtttcactaaAACAAGGAATCTTAAAgcccacatgagagttcacactggagagaagcctttcacctgcctacagtgtgggaagagtttcactCGAAAAGGAAACCTTGAGGGACACATGcaaattcacactggagagaagccttacacctgccaagagtgtggaaagagtttcactaaAACAGGGCATCTTAAAGCCCACATGAgtgttcacactggagagaagcctttcacctgcctacagtgtggaaagagtttcactcgaAAAGGGAGTCTCAGagtccacatgagagttcacactggggAAAAGCCTTttacctgccaacagtgtggaaagagtttcaattataaaatactttttgatgaccacatgagaattcacactggagaggctTACACCTGCCAAGAGTGTGGGAAGAATTTCACTTATAAAGGGAGTCTTAAAGTTCACAtaagaattcacactggagagaagcatttcacctgccaacagtgtggaaagagtttcacgcAAATGGGGAATCTTAAAGTTCACATGAGatttcacactggagagaagcctttcacctgccaacagtgtggaaagagcttCACTGAAAAAGGAAGACTTAAGggacacatgagagttcacactgcagagaagccttacacctgccaacagtgtggaaagagttttactCATACAGGGCAACTTAAcgtccacatgagagttcacactggagagaagccttacacctgccaacagtgtggaaagggtTTCACTCATACAGGGCAtcttaaagtccacatgagagttcacactggagagaagccttacacctgccaacagtgtggaaagagtttcactcaaaTATGGAGTCTCAGagtccacatgagaattcacactggggagaagcctttcacctgccaacagtgtgggaagagtttcaatCACAAAGGAAACCTTGAGggacacatgagagttcacactggagagaagccttacacctgccaacagtgtgggaaGAATTTCACTTATAAAGTGAGTCTTAAATCCCACATGAGatttcacactggagagaagccttcttctgaatgagtacatcatcttctgatcaaaacacacatcaGGAAGATGGAGTAAAACAAGCGAtcatatgtaagcagatgcatatgcaaaataacgtgatcatcaacagtaaacatcatataaatcaaaacagcccataatgttactgaatgaaatgtggacccaggacgagctctGGGACTGTGAAgaattaggggtgttgatggactccatctactccatctgtttgatcatcgctctgaatcggATCTGAATGTAGTCTTTAGctctattcgcacgggattagtattttCTAGGGaactgtgatttagaaattactccctcacatctaaattttgcgTGGCACATTTGCACGGGaaaagcaaagcctgtgattttactcaaaTTTACTGACTTATCTCCCGGATATAATGCcaagacttgtaaatgttttttgttatagatatagctgtatgaaatcataaacggTCATATGTATCGATATCGGTTTgatagttaataaaaataattttgttcaatTAGAGAACAGACGCTGCAATtaaaactgaactgagcacagactggcggcaggagtcagatctcATTTATAACGAGTGaaaagctgacaatatacggcggaagattcagttctaaagctaaatgtaaaagcgctcatttaagcgagcttgtcattgtactgttctgttgtgtttttcattaagaattgtattgatattaatatttaacacaccattaaagcaatttgctcccaaattggtaCTCACTCTATAGACCCCTTCACGGGTGACGTCACAGGAAAATTCGAAGTTCGCAGTGCGCATGTCGGGGTCAGAAAGTTCATTCCGTCCCATAGAATTGTGGGTCAACcagttaatttttttatcaaaaaatgcCTACTTGTTGCGTCGAGAACTGTGAAAATCGCACCAGTTGTGGAGTCAAGTTTTTCAGGATCCCAGCAGGATCtcacccatttaaaaaaaaatagacgaCTTCTGTGGCTGCAAGCTATTAAACGGGCAGATTGGGACAATGCTACGATCAAAGAGGCTCGTGTTTGTGGTGCTCACTTCATATCAGGTAAAGTATCATATTCCTTTCTATTGGATTAAACTCGAAAGGCTGGATTGCATGCAGTTTTCTGTACGCTAGCCTATAACGTTAAGCTATGCAGGTTAATAGTTTTGTAATGTTAAATGTCATGGACCGTAAGTTAGCCATTTAGCCGCAGGCTAGCGCCAACATTGTGACAACAACGGTAGAGTTAAGCCATGGTAAGTAAACAAAATGTAAACTGATTTAGTAGTTTGGTGAAGTTTGATATCTGGCAATAATTATGACCTGTCGTGTGCTACAGACTTAGCAGACTATCTTTACATTAGCGCTTTCACTATGATAACAGTAGCTCGCTTTAATGTGTgcaattctttatttttatttttgtaggtGAGGCATCACTTGACTCCAGTAGTCCTGACTTTGTGCCCTCCTTGTTTGTGAACACAAAACAAAGTCAGACACctgagacaaaaatgtaaaggtacgaataaaaaacaaaatagaGTATCTCCTCACTAGCCCTCTCGAGTCACACAAAGTTCTCTCTCCTTCTGTCTTATATGGTCTGTGGACCTTGTTTAAATTCAAGCAATACTCATTCATGTAAATACTTTGAGAACATTTCAATATCACAGCAATATTGTGCAGGCCTAGTAACTAGACAATGATTAAATGGTTTCACACAGCAGtaattttttcttttgttttgctttAGGTATCACAGGAAAAGGAAGCGAGATGAACCTGACATGCAACCTGCTTATTCCATGGCTGCAATGGAACAAGCCTGTACCATAGATCATTGCAGTGGTATGAATAATCTCTTAAACGCAAAGCTAAAACTAATGCAGTCTAATACACCAGACCCATGGTACCACAAGCTACACCTTCCAAAGTTGTCATCGTTTTCACTGAACTTCTGTATGTCTGTTTGTTTTCTGTTCAAGATGAGGAGGAAGCTGAAGGAGACCGCCCAGTGTCGAGAAAGGAATATGATGATCTTTGCTGTAGACATCATAAACTGCAGGAAGACTACATCAACCTAGAGCAGGACTGTTTTAAATTACGCAGTGAGAATGATGACCTAAAGCATGAATTACAGAAATCCAAATTTTCATACAGCAATGTGAAGAGTAGCATTGGACAATTACTGTTTTTCACTGGACTGACCTCTGTAATCTTTGAATGGGTCCTAAAAAATATGATGTGTAAGTATTGAGATAAGTCATCAAGCCCTTCCTCTAGAGGACCAATTGTTGATGGTCTTGATGAAATTAAGATTGGGCCTCAGTTACATTGACCTGGCACAGAGATTtcatgtacagtcttgttcaaaataatagcagtacaatgtgactaaccagaataatcaaggtttttagtatattttttattgctacgtggcaaacaagttaccagtaggttcagtagattgtcagaaaacaaacaagacccagcattcatgatatgcacgctcttaaggctgtgcaattgggcaattagttgaaaggggtgtgttcaaaaaaatagcagtgtctacctttgactgtacaaactcaaaactattttgtacaaacatttttttttcctgggatttagcaatcctgtgaatcactaaactaatatttagttgtatgaccacagttttttaaaactgcttgacatctgtgtggcatgaagtcaaccaacttgtggcacctctcagctgttattccactccatgattctttaacaacattccacaattcattcacatttcttggttttgcttcagaaacagcatttttgatatcaccccacaagttctcaattggattaaggtctggagattgggctggccactccataacattaattttgttggtttggaaccaagactttgcccgtttacttgtgtgttttgggtcattgtcttgttgaaacaaccgtttcaagggcatgtcctcttcagcatagggcaacatgacctcttcaagtattttaacatatgcaaactgatccatgatccctggtatgcgataaataggcccaacaccatagtaggagaaacatgcccatatcatgatgcttgcacctccatgcttcactgtcttcactgtgtactgtggcttgaattcagagtttgggggtcgtctcacaaactgcctgtggcccttggacccaaaaagaacaattttactctcatcagtccacaaaatgttcctccatttctctttaggccagttgatgtgttctttggcaaattgtaacctcttctgcacatgcctttttttaacagagggactttgcgggggattcttgaaaatagattagcttcacacagacgtcttctaactgtcacagtacttacaggtaactccagactgtctttgatcatcctggaggtgatcattggctgagcctttgccattctggttattcttctatccattttgatggttgtcttccgttttcttccacgtctctctggttttgctctccattttaaggcattggagatcattttagctgaacagcctatcattttttgcacctctttataggttttcccctctctaatcaactttttaatcaaagtacgctgttcttctgaacaatgtcttgaacgacccattttcctcagctttcaaatgcatgttcaacaagtgttggcttcatccttaaataggggccacctgattcacacctgtttcttcacaaaattgatgacctcagtgattgaatggcacactgctatttttttgaacacacccctttcaactaattgcccaattgcacagccttaagagcgtgcatatcatgaatgctgggtctcatttgttttctgagaatctactgaacctactggtaacttgtttgccacgtagcaataaaaaaatatacgaaagaccttgattattctggttagtcacattgtactgctattattttgaacaagactgtaacaACAAGCACTGTATCAAATATTTATCAGAGCTGGATCTCTGTTATGTCTGTGGTCCTCAAGCCATTAATTAAATGGCCAAATAAGGGAGctatacttaaaaatatgccaAAAATGTTCAAACGACACTTCAAAAAATGCCGCTACATAATAGACTGCACAGAAATTTTTATAGCTCGACCTAGTAATTTGACTGCAAGGGCACAGACCTGGTCTAATTACAAACACAATAACACAATGAAATATTTGATTGCCATCACACCTGCTGGGGCAATTTCATTTTTGTCTCCAAGTGTGGGGTGGACGGGTTTCTGATAAAGATCACCAAAGAGTCAGGTTTCCTGGAACTGTTGGAGCCTATGGATGAGGTTTTAGCTGATAGGGGATTTTTAATACGGGATGAGCTTGCAGCTTGTGGCGCCACCCTTCGTGCCCCTCATTTTACGAAAGGGAAAAAGCAATTGTCTGCACTAGAAGTAGATACATCGAGACAACTGTCTCGGGTTAGGATTCATGTTGAACGAGTCATTGGTCGGTAGAAAAACTTCAAGATTTTGCAAACTGTCATTCCTGTGTCTCAGGTTGATATGTTAGACGATGTAGTGATTGTGTGCGCTGCTCTAACAAACCTTTGTAAAAGCGTGGTTCCCAAATAAGTCATTTAGTTAAGTTTattgattaaagggatagttcacccaaaaatgaaaattgtcatcatttactcaccctcaagttgttcctaACCTATATGAGTTTTTGTTCTGCTAACACAAAAGAagtctttcctgtagctcaatgagtagagcatggcgctagcaacgccaaggtcatgggtttgattcccagggaaagcgaGAATtgactaaaatgtaaaatgagttccttaaatgcaatgtaagtcgctttggacaaaagcgtctgccaaatgcataaatgtaaatgtaagatatttgtaagaatgttttaaccaagcagatagagcaaccattgactaccataatattttttttcctaccatggtagtcaatggttgctctatctgctggttaaaaacattcttacaaatataataataataataataaactttattttatatagcgcctttaaatgttacatctcaaagcactttacatagaaATACACATAACATTAcagg harbors:
- the LOC137049246 gene encoding zinc finger protein 850-like isoform X2; translation: MAFIKEESEDVKIEETLRVKHGETEDQTKMAFIKEESEDVKTEETLRVKHEETEEQTDLMALIVESQELNEMEENEMYGQHHDFITGETSFIWSQTEKISSQKITQKPGKSLFKNQHLKVHIRVHTGEKPFTCQQCGKSFNQKVHFDEHMRLHSGVKPFTCPQCGKSFTYKGSLRVHMRIHTGEKPFTCQQCGKSFTQTGHLDVHMRVHTGEKPFPCQECGKSFTRKGYLEEHRKIHSGEKPYTCHECGKSFTHKGHLNVHLRIHTGEKPFICQECGKRFTHKVSLDVHLRIHTGEKPFTCQQCGKSFNHKGNLEEHMRVHTGEKPYTCQQCGKSFTRKGRLEEHMRVHTGEKPSSERPYTCQQCGKSFTETRNLKAHMRVHTGEKPFTCLQCGKGFTRKGNLEGHMQIHTGEKPFTCQQCGKSFTKTRNLKAHMRVHTGEKPFTCLQCGKSFTRKGNLEGHMQIHTGEKPYTCQECGKSFTKTGHLKAHMSVHTGEKPFTCLQCGKSFTRKGSLRVHMRVHTGEKPFTCQQCGKSFNYKILFDDHMRIHTGEAYTCQECGKNFTYKGSLKVHIRIHTGEKHFTCQQCGKSFTQMGNLKVHMRFHTGEKPFTCQQCGKSFTEKGRLKGHMRVHTAEKPYTCQQCGKSFTHTGQLNVHMRVHTGEKPYTCQQCGKGFTHTGHLKVHMRVHTGEKPYTCQQCGKSFTQIWSLRVHMRIHTGEKPFTCQQCGKSFNHKGNLEGHMRVHTGEKPYTCQQCGKNFTYKVSLKSHMRFHTGEKPSSE
- the LOC137049246 gene encoding zinc finger protein 658B-like isoform X1, yielding MAFIKEESEDVKIEETLRVKHEETEEQTDLMALKVESQELNEMEEKDMNGQHHDFITGEKSFRCSQTEKISSQKITQTAGKSLIKNRHPKVHMRVHTGEKPFTRQECGKSFIKKENHKKHSSIPAGGKPYTCQQCGKSFTETRNLKAHMRVHTGEKPFTCLQCGKGFTRKGNLEGHMQIHTGEKPFTCQQCGKSFTKTRNLKAHMRVHTGEKPFTCLQCGKSFTRKGNLEGHMQIHTGEKPYTCQECGKSFTKTGHLKAHMSVHTGEKPFTCLQCGKSFTRKGSLRVHMRVHTGEKPFTCQQCGKSFNYKILFDDHMRIHTGEAYTCQECGKNFTYKGSLKVHIRIHTGEKHFTCQQCGKSFTQMGNLKVHMRFHTGEKPFTCQQCGKSFTEKGRLKGHMRVHTAEKPYTCQQCGKSFTHTGQLNVHMRVHTGEKPYTCQQCGKGFTHTGHLKVHMRVHTGEKPYTCQQCGKSFTQIWSLRVHMRIHTGEKPFTCQQCGKSFNHKGNLEGHMRVHTGEKPYTCQQCGKNFTYKVSLKSHMRFHTGEKPSSE